From Candidatus Binatia bacterium, one genomic window encodes:
- the nuoK gene encoding NADH-quinone oxidoreductase subunit NuoK translates to MNAVPISWYLILGAILFTIGTVGVLIRRNVIVIFLSIELMLNAVNLVFVSLSRQLHSMDGQVIVFFIMTVAAAEAAVGLAIIISVFRNRETVNVDELNLLRW, encoded by the coding sequence ATGAATGCGGTTCCGATCAGTTGGTATCTCATTCTCGGCGCCATCTTGTTCACCATCGGCACGGTCGGTGTGCTCATACGCCGCAATGTGATCGTAATCTTCCTCTCGATCGAGTTGATGCTGAACGCCGTTAACCTGGTATTCGTGAGCCTTTCGCGTCAGTTGCACTCGATGGACGGCCAGGTCATCGTCTTCTTCATCATGACCGTTGCCGCGGCGGAGGCCGCCGTCGGATTGGCCATCATCATCTCGGTCTTCCGCAATCGGGAAACCGTCAACGTCGACGAGTTGAATCTGCTGCGCTGGTAG
- a CDS encoding NADH-quinone oxidoreductase subunit J, whose protein sequence is MNPILFLVLAGLLIAAALSVVLQPSPVRSALSLVVTLFLMAVMFLLLDAQLVAVLQVTVYAGAIVVLFLFVIMLLNLQEEPRVMARLATQCAAVSLGSLFLLALVRFLVTPPQVPAPGSSTSGMGGAVSAGFGSVQVLAERLFTHFLLAFEITSVLLLVAIIGAVVLAKRRLV, encoded by the coding sequence ATGAACCCGATCCTTTTCCTCGTGCTCGCTGGCTTACTGATTGCGGCCGCCCTCAGCGTCGTACTGCAGCCGAGCCCTGTCCGCAGCGCCTTGTCGCTGGTCGTCACCTTGTTCCTGATGGCGGTGATGTTCCTGCTCCTCGACGCCCAGCTTGTGGCGGTCCTGCAGGTCACCGTCTACGCCGGCGCCATCGTCGTGCTCTTCTTGTTCGTCATCATGTTGCTCAATCTGCAAGAGGAGCCGCGCGTCATGGCACGACTCGCCACCCAGTGTGCGGCGGTGTCGCTGGGTTCGCTGTTTCTGCTGGCCCTCGTGCGGTTCCTCGTCACGCCACCGCAGGTGCCCGCGCCCGGGTCCTCCACCTCGGGAATGGGCGGTGCGGTTTCGGCAGGCTTCGGCAGCGTCCAGGTTCTAGCGGAGCGTCTCTTTACGCACTTCCTGCTGGCATTCGAGATAACCTCGGTGCTGCTGCTGGTGGCCATCATCGGCGCTGTGGTGCTGGCAAAGCGGAGGCTGGTATGA
- the nuoH gene encoding NADH-quinone oxidoreductase subunit NuoH, with protein sequence MWIEIGIAAIKALVILGMVLGLAGVLGWIERKGSALIQDRIGANRASIFGIAAAGLVNTMMADPLKFATKEDFIPAGVDRFLHTLAPCVNLFPVIVAFAAIPFGDVLQVGGRAINLQAVPLNVGILYILAMLSLSVYGVVLGGWASNNRFSLLGGIRGSAQMISYELGMGLSVVAMVMTYGTIDLQEMVRAQGHLIGGWLPAWGILFQPLAFLLFLIAGIAESKRAPFDLPESESELVSGFFTEYSGIKYLMFFMTDFAEVAVVAGLVTTMFFGGWQVPYLLPDGFHFPGGAAVLLPHIAVVLLQLVAFMVKVLLFCWLQVLIRWTLPRLRYDQLMGLGWKGLLPVSLLNVVATALVVLILQGWT encoded by the coding sequence ATGTGGATTGAAATCGGCATCGCAGCAATCAAAGCCCTGGTGATCCTCGGGATGGTGTTGGGTCTCGCCGGCGTGCTCGGGTGGATCGAGCGCAAGGGCAGCGCGCTGATCCAGGACCGTATCGGAGCCAACCGCGCCAGCATCTTCGGCATTGCGGCCGCGGGCTTGGTGAACACCATGATGGCGGACCCGCTGAAGTTTGCCACCAAAGAAGACTTCATTCCCGCCGGCGTGGATCGCTTCCTGCACACCCTGGCGCCCTGCGTCAACCTCTTTCCCGTGATAGTGGCGTTCGCCGCCATCCCGTTTGGGGACGTGCTGCAGGTGGGTGGTCGAGCCATCAACCTGCAGGCGGTGCCGCTGAACGTTGGCATTTTGTACATCCTGGCGATGCTGTCGCTCAGCGTATACGGGGTGGTGCTCGGCGGTTGGGCCTCGAACAACCGCTTCTCCCTGCTCGGCGGCATCCGCGGTTCGGCGCAGATGATTTCGTACGAACTGGGAATGGGGCTGTCGGTCGTGGCCATGGTGATGACGTACGGCACCATCGATCTCCAGGAGATGGTACGAGCGCAAGGGCACCTGATCGGCGGCTGGCTGCCCGCTTGGGGCATACTCTTTCAACCGCTCGCCTTCCTGCTTTTCCTGATTGCTGGTATCGCCGAAAGCAAACGGGCTCCTTTCGATCTCCCAGAGAGCGAATCGGAACTCGTCAGCGGATTCTTCACCGAGTATTCGGGTATCAAGTACCTCATGTTCTTCATGACCGACTTCGCAGAAGTCGCGGTGGTCGCCGGTTTGGTGACCACCATGTTCTTCGGCGGATGGCAGGTCCCCTACCTCCTGCCTGACGGCTTTCACTTCCCCGGGGGCGCCGCCGTATTGCTGCCCCACATCGCAGTCGTGTTGCTGCAACTCGTGGCTTTCATGGTGAAGGTCCTCCTCTTTTGCTGGCTGCAGGTCCTGATCCGGTGGACGCTGCCCCGCCTGCGGTATGATCAGCTCATGGGGCTGGGATGGAAGGGATTGCTACCGGTATCCCTCCTCAACGTGGTGGCTACGGCGCTGGTCGTGCTGATCCTGCAGGGCTGGACATGA
- a CDS encoding NADH-quinone oxidoreductase subunit A encodes MVSLGRLLGPRRSTPVKGEAFECGNPPSGGARERFSVKFYMTAILFIVFDVEVVFLYPWAVLFRRLGWFGFGEMMVFVGVLAIALLYVWRKGALEWD; translated from the coding sequence ATGGTCAGCCTCGGCCGGTTGCTCGGACCAAGACGCTCTACCCCGGTGAAGGGCGAGGCCTTCGAGTGCGGCAACCCACCCAGCGGCGGCGCGCGGGAACGCTTTTCAGTGAAATTCTACATGACGGCCATTCTCTTCATCGTCTTCGACGTGGAGGTGGTTTTTCTCTATCCCTGGGCAGTGCTGTTTCGCCGACTGGGTTGGTTCGGCTTTGGGGAGATGATGGTGTTTGTCGGCGTGCTGGCAATTGCTTTGCTGTACGTCTGGCGAAAGGGGGCGCTGGAATGGGATTGA